The genomic DNA TACACAACTAATTTTGAGCACGTCTCGTTGTGTGACTGAAAGCAGTTTTGAGAATGCTTATAAAGTGAACATTTGGATGTATGTACTTCCCGTGGAGACCATTCAAGATAATAACGGTGCGATCGGGAATACATAAAATgctggtttaatttaattgacaTGATGATGTCTGTGTGTTCACCCTGTCTAGAAGTGATCCTGTGTATGTCTGTGCTAAGTCACGTGACAAGTCTGTTTCAACTGATCATTCATTAAATAGAGCTTCTCTAGCGCTAGGCAGCTGGGCTGCTTTCTTCACAGGCGGACTGGCACTTTCAATTCTTTGTTTTGGCAGCGTACACAGAACTAGTGGCAAATGTGCATGCCCAGACAGATATAACAGCTGTTTTGCATAAAACAGTGTTTCGGTTATAGGCTACCCCTACATTTGAAATCCAGGATGATGTTTTTAAACCGCTTGtgcgttacttttttttttctttcttgagaaAGTATTTGGGATTTTGGTttcaaaattaatgttttttaaatttttttttttttattttacttatcaTAATGTTATTCTCTAATCCAAAAATTGTTATAGTCAGCACTCAGGGTTGTAaattatcaaattattattttagctgATACACTAGTTCATTGACAACAAAAACTGTTAAACGGCTTTTGATACATATAGTTGATAAGTCATTTTTGAAGTTAATTATGcaaacgatttatttatttataaataaaaacgcCAACCTTATACCATTACCCAGTTCAGTTAAATTGACATAAGATTCTGGGAGTATATAGTTGCATTTATCTCAATGCCCCAACCTACAATTTTACATGTGGATGTAGGCCATTgagatctactttttcatgatggctctgtttgtttttatagcttTGGCTCTTGCACTGTGAGTAATATTATCCATTATTTACCTGTTGATAGTTTGGTTTTCCAGTAAAGCCAACTGCTACAACACTATAAAGTTCACGTCCTACAGTTGCAATGTATTACCTGTAGCACCAGTAACGCAGGAAGTGTATTTGGGCAGATGGAAACAGAGAGGTAATTCCAGTTTAAGAGAACCAAATTCCGGGGAGGTGTTTCCTCTAATTGTGCTAGAATTTCgtaacccggtcctggggaccccctgtgtctgctggttttcattcagtTCTAGTTACTTAAGtagacccttaattgagctgTTCATTTGTTTAACTAGACCTTTTTAATAgttttcagatcttaaacagttgtagagttcaagttacttataaaatgttctaGCTAACTTAAAATATGCAACTgttaggagctgaaaacaattaaaaagtttgGATTCAGCAAATTATCACTATATTAaaagtctagttaagtaattgagagctcagttggaatgcaaaccagcagacacagtggttCCTCAGCACTGGTTTGGGAACCACAGTGCTAGATGATATGTAAAACACAAAAGGTGGTGCAAGAGCTGTGTAACACACTGTTTTGAATGGGACCTCATTTGCTGGGGACAACCTATGCACatataattataatttgaaataatgtttcGAGTGCTGTCCATCAAAAAAGTAATTGATATGTAATGACCCTATTGTAACATGTATGGCTGTATTTTTTGGCAATGTTAATCTGCTGAGGTAAAACGTCAAAGGTCACAGTTTTATAGGTTGTCTGACAACCAACTGCAATCTCACTACCACCTGGACAGTTGATATAGAGGGAGAGAAATTCTATGCAGACATAGACAGTAACCTGGAATTACCAGTACAAACTGCAGTAAGAATATAACAATGCATGATAACAGACTAATCAAAACTGTTGCAAAAACAtaattgtttgttgtgttttctgttttatctcACAGGCCTAATGCAACATGTCTTCGAATTCGGAAATCCTTCACTTCAAGTTTTCAAACTATGGGGATTCAATGCTGCAAAAAATGGACCTCCTGAGAAAGCAAAACAGGTTTTGTGATGTCACGGTGTGTGTGAACGATCTGGAGGTCCAGGGGCACAAAGTGGTCTTTGCTGCTGGATCATCTTTTTTGAGGGATCAGTTCTTGCTCAGCGATTCCAAGGAGGTTAAAATCTCCATCTTCCAGAGCTCCGAAGTGGGGAAGCAGTTGATGCTGTCCTGTTACACAGGCATTCTCGAATTTCCAGAGCTGGAGCTTGTGAACTATCTGACGGTGGCAAGCTTCCTCCAAATGGGTCACATTGTTGAGCGATGCACCCACGCATTGTCCAAGTTCATCAAGCCCAGTGATCCTTTGAAGAGTCAAGGTGTACAGAAAATGGGTTCTTCAGAACCCCTAGAGGACCAGTCCACTGCTGCCGTGACAGTGGAAGAAGTTGAGGAAGAAGGagatgaagaggaagaggaagtgATCATGCAGACCAGTTCTCCAAACATCCAACAGGTAGATGACAATACCGATGGGGAAGACAATGCAATCACAATTGTGAAGGTTGAATCCATCAGTGAAACATCTATGGCTAACACTAAGCTTCAGAACCACTTTCCATCATCTGCACAAGCCCCATTACATACTCCTGAGCCTCAGCATTCCCTTATTAACTCCACAGTGGAGACCAGAATTGGGGACATTGTGTCACGCCAGTCACAGAGCTACAGTTCTGCTGCTAGTTCAGATAGCATGTTTGCTGGGAAAAACACATTTGGGGGCCACGCAAGGACACAAGATAAATGTCTCCAGTGGTACCACCAGTGCCCCAAATGCGCCAGAGTTTTTCGGCAGCTGGAAAACTACGCCAACCACCTGAAGATGCACAAGCTGTTCATGTGCTTGCTGTGTGGCAAGACGTTCACGCAGAAAGGCAACCTCCACAGACACATGCGGGTTCATGCGGGCATTAAACCTTTCCAGTGCAAGATCTGCGGCAAGACTTTCACGCAGAAATGCTCTTTACAGGATCACCTGAACCTGCACAGTGGGGACAAGCCCCACAAATGCAACTACTGCGACATGGTGTTCGCACACAAGCCTGTGTTACGAAAGCACCTCAAGCAGATCCACGGGAAAAACAGTTTTGACAATGCAAATGAAAGGAGTATCCAAGACGTTCCGGTGGATTTTGAATATAGCAGAGTTCACAACACCGATGCAGAAAATGCAGACCACAGCCTTGGGAACTGATGTGATATTCTAGTTTTGAGACTGATGATAAAGATTTTCCAAAAGAGTtggatatttacagtatgtaaaaagaCTAAAACATTTGTAACAGGATGAGGGCTCATTTGCATCTGTGGTTTTAGAGTTTTAACCTCACCTCATCTCGTCTCACCGTCAGGGAActggacagaatctgtaacggcagtgtcaCACATAATAATGCCCGCTGCACGTGGAAATactggagttttaaaaaaaaaactgtttaaatttgTTAAGCAGAAAAGGTGTTTTATTGGCGCAttctgtgtgtgtaatgtatagATTATTTGATAAGACTAGGGGTGAACTGTGATACTTTCTTTACGTGATCTAGCATATCATAATAGAAGTATGTATCGTTTGTATCGTGATTCAAGACCAAATGCAAAACATAGCTCATTGTAGatcaccaaatggttcttgaataaagaaagtgtgttttatagttgataTATATGAACTCTCCCTATCTTTAATTTTTTAGTCTTAACAAAATGTTCCATCACTAAATTGATGATTTTATTATGCCTTATACATATCTTATCATGAGATTAGTGAATCACTACACCCCTGGATAAGACTGTTTGATTTACAAAAAGTGCTTAGTTTATTCATGTATGGATCCCTTAGACTGGTATCAGTTGGGTCCATGTGGAAACAGATCATCATAAATCCTCTTGTTGACACATGTAAACATTCTGTACATTCCTAATGTAGTTAGACTGTGCAATTAAATCTAATGTAGGAAAGTCATCCTGAGTTAAATAATTCAAACCGAAGACCCCACTTTGTTGCACTTTATCCAGGATGAACATGGTGTTGTAATATAGGCAGTTACATAAAGGGGGTTTACAAACAACTAGCAACGCCTGTAATGTAAAGCATGCTGCTGTATCcttcacacagtcacacacagtcacATCTGGACTGCCTGTAGTGGTAATACACCCTACTGGCAGTGTAATGGGAGGTAGAAATCATGTTTTGTTTATCCCCTATAAGGTGCTGAGTTACTTGTATAGGTGCTATTGTGTTTTTgccagtgttactgaaacttagAAACATTAAGTCCCCAAATAAATGATATTGTTGTCCATGATTGAATGAACTGCACATGTTTCATTATAGCTGCTATTGAGTACAAAAGTTATGAGATGCCAAAACATGCTTCGGTTTAAAAGTAACAACAATATCAAAATGTTTTGATGGAAATATGTCAGTCACTGCCTGTTGATTGATTGCTATACTTCTCCTCATGTGCATTCataacaaagacaaacaccaTACTGCTGAGCCCCCAGAACAATGATACTTGGACCAGAACTTCACTAGACAAGGGTctgtaagatgggaattttgtTTACAAGCGacaaccaaaaatgaaatattatacaTAAGTGGCACCtgcataaaaataaactaaacattgcACACATTTGCATATATAGGATTTTGAAATAAAAGGGGGGAATG from Polyodon spathula isolate WHYD16114869_AA chromosome 33, ASM1765450v1, whole genome shotgun sequence includes the following:
- the LOC121303507 gene encoding zinc finger and BTB domain-containing protein 26-like, which translates into the protein MSSNSEILHFKFSNYGDSMLQKMDLLRKQNRFCDVTVCVNDLEVQGHKVVFAAGSSFLRDQFLLSDSKEVKISIFQSSEVGKQLMLSCYTGILEFPELELVNYLTVASFLQMGHIVERCTHALSKFIKPSDPLKSQGVQKMGSSEPLEDQSTAAVTVEEVEEEGDEEEEEVIMQTSSPNIQQVDDNTDGEDNAITIVKVESISETSMANTKLQNHFPSSAQAPLHTPEPQHSLINSTVETRIGDIVSRQSQSYSSAASSDSMFAGKNTFGGHARTQDKCLQWYHQCPKCARVFRQLENYANHLKMHKLFMCLLCGKTFTQKGNLHRHMRVHAGIKPFQCKICGKTFTQKCSLQDHLNLHSGDKPHKCNYCDMVFAHKPVLRKHLKQIHGKNSFDNANERSIQDVPVDFEYSRVHNTDAENADHSLGN